In Zalophus californianus isolate mZalCal1 chromosome 4, mZalCal1.pri.v2, whole genome shotgun sequence, the following proteins share a genomic window:
- the VCAM1 gene encoding vascular cell adhesion protein 1, producing MVVIFGASNVLWLVFAVSQAFKMEIFPENRVVAQIGDVISLTCSTTGCEPPSFSWRTQIDSPLNGKVRNEGTNSTLTMDPVSFNNEHAYVCTATCGSKKLEKGIQVEIYSFPKDPEIHLSGPLELEKPVTVTCLVPDVYPFDRLEINLLKGNDLLKNKEFLEPMEGKSLETKSLEATFIPTKEDIGKALICQAKLNIDEIDFEPKERETTKKLEVYISPKNTVISANPSTRLQEGGSVTMTCSSEGLPAPQIFWSKKLDNGNLQLLSGNATLTLIAMRIEDSGIYVCEGVNEVGKDGKEVELIVQEKPFTVEISPGPQVIAQIGDSVVLTCGVTGCESPSFSWRTQIDSPLSGQVKTEGTKSTLTLSPVSFENGHSYLCTVTCGHKKLEKRISVDLYSFPRDPEIKMSSLLVSGNPVTVSCEVPSVYPSDRLEIELFKGESIIESKTFLEDMDKKSLETKSLEMTFIPTTEDTGRVLICLAQLHVGEMEFEPKQRQSTQTLYVNIAPRDTTILVSPSSILEEGSSVNMTCFSNGLPTPEILWSRQLNNGHLQPLSENSTLTLTSTKMEDSGIYVCEGINQAGISRKEVELIIQVAPKDIQLIAFPSESVKEGDTVIISCTCGNVPKTWIILKKKAETGDTVLKSRDGAYTIHKVQLEDAGVYECESKNEVGLQLRSLTLDVKGRENNKDYFSPELLVLYCASSLIIPAIGMIIYLARRANMKGSYSLVEAQKSKV from the exons ATGGTCGTGATCTTTGGAGCCTCAAATGTACTTTGGCTGGTGTTTGCAGTTT CTCAAGCTTTTAAAATGGAGATCTTCCCTGAAAACAGAGTTGTTGCTCAGATTGGTGATGTCATTTCACTGACTTGCAGTACAACAGGCTGTGAGCCCCCATCTTTCTCTTGGAGAACCCAAATAGACAGTCCACTGAATGGGAAGGTGAGAAATGAGGGGACGAATTCCACGTTGACCATGGATCCTGTTAGTTTCAACAATGAACATGCTTACGTGTGCACAGCGACTTGTGGAtctaagaaactggaaaaaggaaTTCAGGTGGAGATTTATT CTTTCCCTAAGGACCCAGAGATCCATCTGAGTGGCCCCCTAGAACTGGAGAAGCCAGTCACTGTCACATGTTTGGTCCCCGATGTTTACCCATTCGACAGGCTGGAGATAAATCTGCTAAAGGGCAATGATCTCCTAAAGAATAAGGAATTTCTAGAGCCTATGGAGGGGAAGTCCCTGGAGACCAAGAGTTTGGAGGCAACCTTCATTCCTACCAAAGAGGATATTGGGAAAGCTCTTATTTGCCAAGCAAAATTAAACATTGATGAAATTGACTTTGAGCCCAAAGAAAGGGAGACTACAAAAAAACTAGAAGTCTACA TCTCACCGAAGAACACAGTTATCTCTGCAAACCCCTCCACGAGGCTGCAAGAAGGTGGTTCTGTGACAATGACATGTTCCAGTGAGGGTCTCCCAGCCCCACAGATTTTCTGGAGCAAAAAATTAGATAATGGGAATCTACAGCTCCTTTCCGGGAACGCAACTCTGACTTTAATTGCTATGAGGATAGAAGATTCTGGAATTTATGTGTGTGAAGGAGTCAATGAAGTCGGGAAAGATGGAAAAGAGGTGGAATTAATTGTTCAAG AGAAACCATTCACTGTTGAGATCTCACCTGGACCCCAGGTTATTGCTCAGATTGGCGACTCAGTTGTATTGACATGTGGTGTCACAGGCTGTGAGTCCCCATCTTTCTCTTGGAGAACCCAGATAGATAGCCCTCTGAGTGGGCAGGTGAAGACTGAAGGGACCAAATCCACGCTGACCCTGAGCCCTGTGAGTTTTGAGAATGGACATTCTTACCTGTGCACTGTGACCTGTGGCCATAAGAAActggaaaagagaattagtgTGGACCTCTACT CATTCCCTAGAGATCCAGAGATCAAGATGAGTAGTCTACTAGTGAGTGGAAACCCAGTCACTGTGAGCTGCGAGGTTCCTAGTGTGTATCCTTCTGACCGGCTGGAGATTGAATTATTTAAGGGGGAGAGTATCATAGAGAGTAAAACCTTTCTGGAGGACATGGACAAGAAATCTCTGGAGACTAAGAGTTTGGAAATGACTTTCATCCCCACCACTGAAGATACTGGAAGAGTTCTTATTTGTCTGGCTCAGTTACATGTTGGTGAAATGGAATTTGAACCCAAACAAAGGCAGAGTACACAGACGCTTTATGTTAACA TTGCCCCCAGGGATACAACCATCTTGGTCAGCCCCTCCTCCATCCTGGAGGAAGGTAGTTCTGTGAATATGACGTGCTTTAGCAATGGCCTTCCAACTCCAGAAATCCTGTGGAGCAGGCAGCTAAATAATGGGCATCTACAGCCTCTTTCTGAGAATTCAACTCTTACCTTAACTTCTACAAAAATGGAAGATTCTGGTATTTATGTGTGTGAAGGGATTAACCAGGCTGGAATAAGCAGAAAAGAAGTAGAATTAATTATCCAAG TTGCTCCGAAAGACATACAACTTATAGCTTTTCCTTCTGAGAGTGTCAAGGAAGGAGACACTGTCATTATCTCCTGTACATGTGGAAATGTTCCAAAAACTTGGATAATCCTGAAGAAAAAAGCAGAGACGGGAGACACAGTGCTAAAGTCCAGAGATGGTGCATATACCATTCACAAGGTCCAGCTAGAGGATGCGGGAGTATATGAATGTGAATCTAAAAATGAGGTTGGCTTGCAATTAAGAAGTTTAACCCTCGATGTTAAAG gaagagaaaataacaagGACTATTTTTCTCCTGAACTTCTCGTGCTCTATTGTGCATCTTCCTTAATAATACCGGCTATTGGAATGATCATTTACCTTGCTAGAAGAGCCAACATGAAAGGGTCATACAGTCTCGTAGAAGCACAGAAATCGAAAGTGTAG